A part of Nitrososphaerales archaeon genomic DNA contains:
- the pyrH gene encoding UMP kinase, whose protein sequence is MAIPRVSEQESPIRVVIKLSGSLFKWGMKASDLEGIVELCKELKAKGVQPILVAGGGEIARHYISLGRSLGADETSLDEMGIAVARLNASLLISSLKGLSYPTVPKNLDEVVQSVESGKIVAVGGLHPGHSTNATAALIAERVGAKLFINATDVDGVYTSDPRTDKDAKLLKKVTIKELMKILLEGKMNAGTYELMDLVALKIIERSKIPTRIIKYSTLNLIRVIEGEDLGTIVEV, encoded by the coding sequence ATGGCAATACCAAGAGTATCAGAGCAAGAGTCGCCCATTCGAGTAGTAATAAAGTTGAGTGGTAGTCTATTCAAATGGGGTATGAAAGCATCGGACCTTGAAGGTATTGTGGAGCTCTGTAAGGAGCTAAAGGCCAAAGGTGTGCAACCCATCCTTGTAGCGGGTGGTGGAGAGATCGCTCGTCATTACATCTCATTAGGTAGGAGTCTAGGTGCTGATGAAACGAGCCTCGATGAAATGGGTATCGCTGTAGCTAGATTAAATGCTTCTCTATTGATCAGCTCTCTAAAAGGGCTCTCTTATCCGACCGTACCCAAAAACTTAGATGAAGTGGTTCAGAGTGTGGAAAGTGGTAAGATCGTAGCCGTTGGTGGCTTACATCCGGGGCATAGTACAAATGCTACCGCTGCACTAATAGCGGAGCGGGTGGGCGCAAAGTTGTTCATCAATGCGACGGATGTGGATGGAGTATATACTTCCGATCCACGAACCGATAAAGATGCAAAATTGTTGAAGAAAGTAACGATAAAAGAATTGATGAAGATTTTACTGGAGGGTAAAATGAATGCGGGAACTTATGAATTGATGGATCTGGTAGCCCTAAAGATCATCGAGCGCTCAAAGATTCCAACGAGGATCATTAAATACTCAACTCTCAACCTAATAAGGGTTATAGAAGGAGAAGATTTGGGCACAATAGTAGAAGTTTGA
- a CDS encoding CBS domain-containing protein, whose translation MMLPKLEYIKLTRQRLGITQRKLASLCGVSASLINQIETGRCKPSYETARKIFEILTSLNDQTSLKAGDICTREIVSVNQNDTVITAANKMMEKGFSQLPVMDGNKIVGLITDGRIMKEFVNKDSKTVARLTVKELMEPTPPIVDESTPVRALIPLIEFSKAVLVAKQGNVIGIITTADILKLML comes from the coding sequence ATGATGCTACCTAAACTTGAATACATCAAATTAACGAGGCAGAGATTGGGTATAACTCAGCGTAAACTCGCTTCTTTATGTGGAGTGAGTGCCTCTTTGATCAACCAGATCGAAACTGGTAGATGCAAACCAAGTTATGAAACCGCTCGAAAAATCTTCGAAATTCTCACAAGTTTGAACGACCAAACCTCTCTAAAAGCTGGCGATATTTGTACGCGTGAGATTGTATCGGTAAATCAGAATGATACAGTAATTACAGCCGCGAATAAGATGATGGAGAAGGGGTTCAGCCAATTACCCGTAATGGATGGGAATAAAATTGTAGGGTTGATCACCGATGGGAGAATTATGAAAGAATTCGTGAATAAAGATTCTAAGACGGTAGCCCGCTTAACTGTGAAAGAATTGATGGAGCCTACACCTCCGATCGTCGATGAATCTACACCTGTAAGGGCTTTGATTCCATTGATAGAATTCAGTAAAGCGGTCTTGGTCGCTAAACAAGGTAATGTTATAGGAATAATCACTACAGCCGATATTCTAAAGCTCATGTTGTAA
- a CDS encoding aldehyde ferredoxin oxidoreductase family protein, producing the protein MSLEAIPSKILYIDLSSRSFWVKDRHELFQKYLGGAGVAIKLLHEEIKPNVDPLSADNVIVFTVGPLTGMYPLASKTVAMFKSPLTGNLGESHAGGRSAISIRMAGYGGIVIKGASDRPIYLAIHGDKVSFRDASTLWGMRSSYTVGRVLREFESGAGIRSIMRIGRAGERLVSYACVVTETYRHFGRLGLGAVWGSKRLKALVISGRRSIKPKDPKLYREVYNSIFDAVTKSPLMKKYHELGTSMNITPLNKLRALPTRNLKEAHFEDADKISGEAFAERFLGRRVACAHCPVSCIHLAILREPYVTEPYFYKTTMISYDYELIYALGSMLRLSSPEGLLKLIDEVEKEGLDAMSCGVALAWATEMLERGLITKDDLNGITLKWGDFDSYIRAVDQLVEQSTEFYKALAKGVEYASKRYGGEEFALSFGGNEMPGYHTGPAAHIGYLTGARHSHLDGAGYSIDEKSLASNVKLNVEQIVDSLIKEESWRQILSSLVICYFARGIYRPDMVVKALKPLGYDLNEEDLNRLGIEILREKYRFKFREGFDIKKLKLPKRVSETPSPSGQISPEFVMEGVNLYIKKLNLE; encoded by the coding sequence TTGAGTTTAGAAGCGATACCGAGTAAAATCCTTTACATAGACTTATCATCGAGGAGCTTTTGGGTAAAGGATAGGCATGAGCTCTTTCAAAAGTACCTCGGCGGTGCTGGTGTAGCGATAAAGCTTTTACATGAAGAGATCAAGCCGAATGTAGATCCACTCAGTGCCGATAATGTAATAGTCTTTACTGTTGGTCCATTGACGGGGATGTATCCCTTAGCATCCAAGACTGTGGCCATGTTCAAATCTCCTCTAACGGGCAACCTCGGTGAAAGCCATGCGGGTGGTAGAAGTGCCATATCTATTCGTATGGCAGGTTATGGAGGGATCGTGATCAAGGGTGCGAGCGATAGACCTATCTATCTCGCTATACATGGTGATAAAGTTTCTTTCCGTGACGCATCGACACTCTGGGGCATGAGAAGTAGTTATACCGTCGGAAGGGTATTAAGAGAATTTGAAAGTGGTGCAGGTATAAGGAGTATTATGAGAATAGGAAGGGCCGGTGAAAGGCTCGTTTCCTATGCATGTGTAGTTACAGAAACGTATCGCCATTTCGGTAGACTCGGTTTAGGAGCCGTATGGGGGAGTAAAAGATTAAAAGCCTTGGTAATATCGGGTAGACGCTCCATCAAGCCTAAAGACCCAAAACTTTACCGAGAAGTTTATAACTCGATATTCGATGCAGTCACCAAATCACCGCTCATGAAGAAGTACCACGAGCTCGGTACATCGATGAATATAACCCCATTGAATAAGTTAAGAGCTTTACCGACAAGAAATTTGAAAGAAGCCCACTTTGAGGATGCGGATAAGATTTCGGGAGAGGCATTTGCTGAAAGGTTCTTGGGTAGAAGGGTTGCCTGTGCCCACTGCCCTGTAAGTTGCATACACCTCGCCATACTTAGAGAGCCCTACGTTACGGAGCCTTACTTTTACAAGACTACGATGATCAGTTATGATTATGAGTTGATCTACGCTTTAGGCTCGATGCTCCGGTTATCATCACCTGAAGGTTTGCTCAAGTTGATCGATGAAGTTGAAAAAGAGGGGTTGGATGCGATGAGTTGTGGTGTAGCATTGGCATGGGCTACAGAGATGCTGGAAAGAGGATTGATAACGAAGGACGATTTGAATGGTATCACGCTAAAATGGGGCGATTTTGATAGTTATATAAGGGCTGTAGATCAACTTGTAGAGCAATCTACAGAATTTTATAAAGCTTTAGCGAAGGGTGTTGAATATGCATCGAAGCGTTATGGTGGTGAAGAATTCGCTTTAAGCTTTGGAGGGAATGAAATGCCCGGTTATCATACGGGCCCGGCTGCGCATATTGGTTATCTTACTGGCGCAAGGCATAGCCATCTTGACGGAGCAGGTTACAGCATCGATGAAAAGTCGTTAGCATCTAATGTGAAACTCAATGTAGAGCAGATAGTGGATAGTTTGATCAAAGAGGAGAGTTGGAGGCAGATTCTTAGTAGCCTTGTAATATGCTACTTTGCTAGAGGTATTTACAGGCCAGATATGGTGGTGAAAGCGCTAAAACCACTCGGTTACGATCTTAATGAAGAAGATTTGAATAGACTCGGTATTGAAATCTTGCGAGAGAAGTACCGATTTAAATTTAGAGAAGGTTTCGATATCAAAAAGTTGAAATTACCTAAAAGGGTGAGTGAAACACCTTCGCCATCAGGCCAAATATCGCCAGAATTTGTAATGGAAGGTGTGAACCTTTACATAAAGAAGCTTAACTTAGAGTGA
- a CDS encoding 4Fe-4S binding protein: protein MMVSSRLSVVDVDLCVGCQSCMFACTRRFGEGGLSKSSIHVRSAGGFERGFVVIVCKACEDPPCARVCPTDALRLRIGGGVILRKEKCIGCGNCVKACVIGAVFWDDESNKPVICIHCGYCAKFCPYGVIKLETQEGGKA from the coding sequence ATGATGGTTTCTTCGAGACTCTCGGTCGTAGATGTAGATTTATGTGTAGGTTGTCAAAGTTGCATGTTCGCATGTACAAGAAGGTTTGGGGAAGGTGGCTTAAGCAAATCCTCAATTCATGTGAGGTCTGCTGGCGGTTTTGAAAGGGGTTTTGTCGTTATTGTATGCAAGGCGTGTGAAGATCCACCATGTGCAAGGGTCTGTCCGACCGATGCCCTAAGATTAAGGATCGGTGGAGGAGTAATACTAAGAAAGGAGAAGTGTATCGGGTGTGGTAATTGTGTAAAGGCCTGTGTAATCGGTGCCGTATTCTGGGATGACGAATCCAATAAGCCAGTAATCTGTATTCATTGTGGTTACTGTGCCAAATTCTGCCCCTATGGTGTCATTAAATTGGAGACTCAAGAGGGTGGTAAGGCTTGA